The following are encoded in a window of Cydia strobilella chromosome 1, ilCydStro3.1, whole genome shotgun sequence genomic DNA:
- the LOC134743791 gene encoding ATP-dependent RNA helicase me31b, whose product MMTENRISSSNHVGNSMSNQNKGDVDKTVDDIGWKSKLKIPPKDRRIRTSDVTDTRGNEFEEFCLKRELLMGIFEKGWEKPSPIQEASIPIALSGKDVLARAKNGTGKTGAYCIPVLEQVDPKKDAIQALIVVPTRELALQTSQICIELAKHTDIRVMVTTGGTNLRDDIMRIYQNVQVIIATPGRMIDLMDKQVAKMDQCRMLVLDEADKLLSQDFKGMLDMVISRLPKERQILLFSATFPLSVKQFMEKHLREPYEINLMEELTLKGVTQYYAFVQERQKVHCLNTLFSKLQINQSIIFCNSTQRVELLAKKITELGYCCYYIHARMAQAHRNRVFHDFRAGLCRNLVCSDLFTRGIDVQAVNVVINFDFPRMAETYLHRIGRSGRFGHLGIAINLITYEDRFALHRIEQELGTEIKPIPKVIDPALYVARPSEEDDADK is encoded by the exons ATGATGACCGAAAATAGAATTAGTTCAAGTAATCACGTCGGTAACAGCATGAGCAATCAGAATAAGGG agatgTCGATAAAACTGTCGACGACATCGGTTggaaatcaaaattaaaaataccccCAAAAGATAGAAGAATAAGAACTAGT gATGTCACTGATACTAGAGGTAATGAGTTTGAAGAGTTCTGCTTAAAACGAGAGCTGCTGATGGGCATTTTTGAGAAGGGATGGGAAAAACCATCCCCCATTCAAGAGGCTTCAATCCCCATTGCACTTAGTGGTAAAGATGTGCTTGCTCGAGCCAAAAATGGTACAGGCAAGACTGGAGCTTATTGTATTCCAGTTTTAGAACAG gttgaTCCTAAAAAAGACGCTATTCAAGCTTTAATTGTGGTACCAACTAGAGAGTTAGCACTTCAGACATCACAAATTTGCATTGAACTGGCAAaacacacagacatacgcgTGATGGTCACCACAGGAGGCACCAACCTCAGAGATGATATTATGCGTATTTATCAAAATG TGCAAGTGATTATTGCCACGCCAGGCCGAATGATTGATCTCATGGACAAGCAGGTTGCTAAGATGGACCAGTGCCGGATGCTGGTCCTTGATGAAGCTGACAAACTTCTTTCTCAGGACTTCAAGGGCATGCTTGATATGGTTATTTCACG ATTACCCAAAGAGCGCCAAATCCTGCTGTTCTCTGCCACATTCCCATTGAGTGTGAAGCAGTTTATGGAGAAGCACTTGAGGGAGCCCTACGAAATTAACCTCATGGAAGAGCTCACGCTGAAGGGAGTCACACAATATTATGCATTTGTACAAGAGAGGCAGAAGGTGCATTGTTTAAATACCCTATTTTCAAAG TTACAAATAAACCAGTCCATCATTTTCTGCAATTCAACTCAGCGCGTGGAGCTGCTGGCCAAGAAGATCACGGAGCTGGGGTACTGCTGCTACTACATCCACGCGCGCATGGCGCAGGCGCACCGCAACCGCGTGTTCCACGACTTCCGCGCCGGCCTGTGCCGCAACTTGGTCTGCTCCGACCTGTTCACTCGCGGTATCGACGTGCAGGCCGTCAACGTCGTCATCAACTTTGACTTCCCGCGCATGGCCGAGACTTACCTGCACCGCATCGGTCGCTCGGGCCGCTTCGGCCACCTCGGTATCGCCATCAACCTCATCACGTACGAGGACCGCTTCGCTCTGCACCGCATCGAGCAGGAGCTGGGCACGGAGATCAAGCCGATCCCGAAGGTCATCGACCCGGCGCTGTACGTGGCGCGTCCCAGCGAGGAAGATGACGCGGACAAGTAA